A DNA window from Gigantopelta aegis isolate Gae_Host chromosome 4, Gae_host_genome, whole genome shotgun sequence contains the following coding sequences:
- the LOC121372536 gene encoding uncharacterized protein LOC121372536, with product MFPAISTKYREQHPVKMEDISEAIDWITADSRDKFGDRTSQCRSVTSRAQSRGLTSQAQCGSVTSQDPCRSVTSRAQCGIVGSQTIHRQSTLWTPECRSRNKQLPVLISPETRLKLHTRNRVRFASPSHRETLQMDSFVDPFQGANIRLILAARHNELQDEYYELKEELRNCFRRGHTTLADKEAARHIHVELHSGISYFKKYLDTLNKDGRLKPMPSKENSFISKGNMASGSTKGSRSRFKLEYQRVKAEDLHCKSVLTMQKNETVDPFKDIPDDDELENNGNVVEASSSGDEDVESNGDIDLMRKCNSVCS from the exons ATGTTCCCTGCCATATCGACGAAATATCGAGAACAACACCCGGTCAAAATGGAAGACATTtcggaagccattgattggatTACAGCAGATTCGAGAGACAAGTTTGGAGATCGGACATCACAgtgtcgaagtgttacgtcacGAGCTCAGAGTCGAGGTTTAACGTCACAGGCCCAGTGTGGAAGTGTGACATCACAAGACCCGTGTCGAAGTGTGACGTCACGAGCACAGTGTGGAATCGTGGGGTCACAAACTATCCATCGTCAATCGACGTTATGGACTCCAGAATGTCGAAGTCGAAATAAACAACTGCCTGTTCTCATCTCCCCTGAAACACGTCTGAAGCTCCACACAAGAAACCGTGTTAGGTTTGCCTCTCCTTCGCACAGGGAAACATTGCAGATGGATTCGTTTGTTGATCCGTTCCAAGGTGCCAATATCCGGTTAATTCTCGCGGCCAGACACAACGAACTACAGGACGAGTACTATGAGCTGAAGGAAGAACTGAGAAACTGTTTCCGAAGAGGCCACACCACACTGGCTGACAAGGAAGCGGCCAGACACATCCACGTGGAACTCCATAGCGGCATCAGCTACTTTAAGAAATATCTCGACACACTGAACAAAGACGGACGACTGAAGCCCATGCCATCCAAGGAAAACAGTTTCATCTCTAAAGGGAATATGGCTAGCGGAAGTACGAAGGGGTCAAGGTCGAGATTCAAACTGGAATATCAGCGAGTGAAAGCAGAAGATTTAC ACTGCAAGAGTGTGTTGACAATGCAGAAGAACGAGACGGTCGACCCTTTCAAAGACATACCCGATGACGATGAACTGGAGAACAACGGAAATGTGGTTGAAGCCTCTTCCAGTGGTGATGAAGATGTGGAATCCAATGGTGACATTGATCTTATGAGAAAATGTAATTCGGTTTGTTCGTGA